A single Candidatus Liberibacter asiaticus DNA region contains:
- the tig gene encoding trigger factor, with translation MGFEMQVIEKFSEGLKRELDVIIPSNRLTDSFNERIEDIRSKANIKGFRPGKVPLSHIKSLYGKSILSETIDEIIKEIVPEILSKRDERAAMRPSITINEGESDITSGLIEGTVDLKLRLSYDILPQIEISSFDDLQVTQDICEVDEKEIDRQMAEIAKNNVAFEVKETESEIGDKVTVDYTVSVDNVILEDQSKKNVQFIVGSADLFSETTEILVGLKTGDQKEIERFFPEDHSIKDLAGKKVRLNFSIKEVFSPLPVVVNNDLAVRLGFESESAMRGLCSQKIKQHSEFLVRQKVKRQILDYISNKYTFDVPESLVENEYNGILQKVRFEMSSANQKSQNVDSIDEEDLQYYHMLAKRRVLTGIVLGTIGEKNNIEVTEEEMQSALYQQLGRFPGHEKKMLDHFQKYPNALAELRAPIFEDKVIDHILKSVQIVDRKVTFDQLFDNSSESSPEKLLDKSSKVETFQSEEAPSEIS, from the coding sequence TTGGGGTTTGAGATGCAAGTTATTGAAAAATTTTCAGAAGGATTAAAAAGAGAGTTGGATGTGATTATACCATCCAATCGGTTAACTGATAGTTTTAATGAGCGCATAGAGGACATAAGAAGTAAGGCTAATATCAAGGGTTTTCGCCCAGGAAAAGTGCCTTTATCTCATATTAAATCACTCTACGGCAAGTCTATCCTTTCTGAAACCATTGATGAAATCATTAAAGAGATTGTGCCTGAGATTCTCTCTAAGCGAGATGAAAGAGCTGCGATGCGACCAAGCATTACCATTAATGAGGGGGAATCTGACATAACTTCTGGTTTGATAGAAGGGACTGTGGATTTAAAATTAAGATTGTCGTACGATATACTTCCTCAAATTGAAATTAGTTCTTTTGATGATTTGCAGGTCACTCAAGATATTTGTGAAGTTGATGAAAAAGAAATTGATAGACAAATGGCTGAAATTGCCAAGAATAATGTCGCATTTGAGGTGAAAGAAACAGAATCTGAAATTGGCGATAAAGTTACTGTAGATTATACTGTATCTGTTGATAATGTAATTCTCGAAGACCAATCTAAGAAAAATGTTCAATTTATCGTGGGTTCTGCAGATCTTTTCTCTGAAACAACAGAGATTCTAGTGGGATTGAAAACTGGAGATCAAAAAGAAATAGAGCGTTTTTTCCCGGAAGATCATTCCATTAAAGATTTAGCTGGAAAAAAAGTTAGGCTGAATTTTTCTATTAAAGAAGTTTTTTCTCCTCTGCCTGTAGTGGTCAATAATGATTTAGCTGTTAGATTAGGTTTCGAATCAGAATCTGCTATGAGAGGTTTGTGTTCTCAGAAAATAAAGCAACATTCTGAATTTTTAGTACGACAAAAAGTTAAACGTCAGATTTTAGATTATATCAGTAATAAGTATACATTTGACGTTCCAGAATCTCTCGTGGAAAATGAGTATAATGGTATCTTACAAAAAGTAAGATTTGAGATGAGTTCTGCCAATCAAAAATCGCAGAATGTGGATTCTATTGATGAAGAAGATTTGCAATATTATCATATGTTAGCAAAGCGTCGTGTTTTAACAGGGATTGTTTTGGGAACAATAGGAGAGAAGAACAATATAGAAGTCACAGAAGAAGAGATGCAATCTGCTCTCTACCAACAACTAGGACGTTTTCCTGGTCATGAGAAAAAAATGCTTGATCATTTTCAAAAATATCCTAACGCTCTCGCTGAGTTACGAGCTCCAATTTTTGAGGATAAAGTCATTGATCATATATTAAAAAGTGTACAGATTGTTGATCGGAAAGTGACGTTTGATCAGTTATTTGACAATTCCAGTGAATCTTCTCCGGAAAAGTTATTAGATAAGAGTTCAAAGGTTGAAACTTTTCAGAGCGAAGAAGCACCTAGCGAAATATCTTGA
- a CDS encoding dual specificity protein phosphatase family protein: MIKIKKPRKNLLIFYIKILLGVLVLCAVSLGLYFLTITTFTQNFHAVVPHEIYRSAQPNGTFIEYLKKEYGIKSILNLRGKLPESWHKEEEKAANDLGIQLINFPLSATRELNDEQIKQLISILKTAPKPLLIHCKSGADRTGLASAVYLYIVAHYPKEEAHRQLSMLYGHFPVLKTITMDITFEKITQLYPNNVSKGDTEQPMNAT, translated from the coding sequence ATGATAAAAATCAAAAAACCTAGAAAAAATCTCCTTATTTTTTATATAAAGATTCTATTAGGCGTGCTCGTCCTGTGCGCCGTTTCATTAGGATTATATTTCCTCACAATTACTACTTTTACACAAAATTTTCATGCAGTAGTGCCACACGAAATATACCGTTCTGCACAGCCAAATGGTACATTTATAGAATACCTTAAGAAGGAATATGGAATCAAATCTATCTTAAATCTACGCGGAAAACTCCCTGAGTCTTGGCATAAAGAGGAAGAAAAGGCTGCAAACGACTTGGGGATACAGTTAATAAATTTTCCTCTTTCCGCTACTCGGGAACTTAATGATGAACAAATCAAACAACTTATTTCCATTCTTAAAACAGCTCCCAAACCTCTTCTAATACACTGCAAAAGTGGAGCAGATAGAACCGGATTAGCTTCTGCTGTTTATCTATACATCGTTGCTCACTATCCAAAAGAAGAGGCACATCGTCAACTTTCGATGCTATACGGACATTTCCCCGTTTTAAAGACAATAACAATGGATATTACTTTTGAAAAAATCACACAATTGTACCCCAATAATGTATCTAAAGGAGATACTGAACAGCCAATGAATGCGACATAA